In the genome of Abyssalbus ytuae, the window TTCCGGTTTCGAAAGAATCCCACAGGTTACAAAAAAGCTGGATGAAGAACAGGCTGCTGATGTAGAAAAACTTCTTGAAAAAATTGAAGAAGATGATGATGTACAAAATGTATATCATACCATGGAAGAGTCGGAATAACGTAATTATTCCAACTCTTTTAAAATATTTTCAGCATCAGTGATGGTTTTTGAGTAATGTTTTGATACCCATTGGGTAAAAAACACAAAGAAAATCACGGCAATTACTAATGAACTGAGAAAAAGAGGTGATCCCAGGTATTTATTACTTTCCTCAATAATATTCCGGTCTTTAAATATTTTTAAAAAAACAGGTATTATCATAAACATCAAAGCCATTCCCAAAAAAATTCCCAGTTTACTTATTTTATAAAACAGTTGTTTCCCTTTGGTATATGAAGCAAATGTTTCTTTAAAATTATTTCGGGCAATATTAATCGAATTCATTTTTTTAATAGCTTTTAGGGAAAGCAAGGGCAACACAGCAAGAATCAACATCGAAGCTAAACCGGCAGCTAATAGATACCAGGTGTCTAATTTTTTAAAGTTAGCCAAAATGAGTACTAAAACAATATAACATAATATAGCACTTAGCTTTTCGGGAATTGAAATTTTTTGTAGCCTGTTTTTATACTTTTCCTGTGTCATCTCCAAAATAATTTTATCGGTTAATTTTTTTTGTTTATCCAGTTCAACAGACATAGAGGCCCATAATGTTTTCATTTCATCTAATTCCATAATATTTTATTTATTCATTGTGGATTTTAGTTTTAATTTAATCCTGTGTAAACGGGTTCCCACATTGGTTGGGGTAAAACCACTTATTTCGGCTATTTCTTCATAGCTTTTACCTTCAAGAAAAAGAAGGATCAACCCTTTTTCAACAGTATTTAACTTCTTAATACTACTGTATAACTGTGTAATGCGTTCTTCTTTTATGGTATCTTTTTCTTCAATGTGATTTATTACCACGTTTTCTATAGGAATTTTGACGCCGTTTCGTTTTTCCTTCTTCAAGTAGGTGATAGAAGTATTTAAAGCCACTTTATATATCCAGGTACTTATTTTTGATTCATTTCTGAAAGAGTCAAAATATTTCCATAGCTGATATACTATTTCCTGATAAAGGTCTTCCTGTTCGTTTTTATTGTTGGAATAGATAGTGGTAATTTTAAATATTATTCCTTCGTTATCCTTAACTGCTTTTATAAATTCTTTTTTATTATGCATTAATCAATTGATTACAGTTAATGAGTATAAGGTATCACAATAAAATCACATGAAAGGAGAAAAATATTTTGGAAATATTCTTTTTTATCTATTTAAATTGTTGGGTTACATTGTTTTAAAAAGATACGATAATTGGTAATTTTTTTAATAGAATAGGATGAGTTATCTAGTTAACCGGTTGTTTATATAATTTTCAACTTCCTGCGAAAGAACAGGTAAGGTTACTGCACCGTTTTTTAAAATAACTTCATGAAAATCTTTAATATCAAAAGCTTTTCTTAATTTTTTATCTGCTTTTTCCCTTAATTGTTTAATGGTGATTTCTCCCATTTTATAACTCAAAGCCTGCCCTGGCCACCCTATATAACGGTCTATTTCGGTATTTACTTCGTGCAGGGAAAGGGCGGTATTGTCTGCAAGAAAATTTACAGCCTCTTCTCTTGTCCAGTCTTTATAATGTATACCAACATCTACAACCAGCCTGCATGCTCTCCACATTTCATAGGTGAATCTTCCGAAAAGTTCGTAAGGAGTTGTATACATGTTCATTTCTTCCCCAAGAAACTCGGCATATAAACCCCATCCTTCACCATAGGCACTTATGTAGTAATTTTTTCTAAAATCAGGAATATCATTCAGTTCTCTGGCAATGGTAATGCCTAAATGATGCCCCGGAACCGCTTCATGCAGGGTGAGTGCGGGCAGGTTGTACAATGGCCTGGAGGGAAGATTGTGGGTGTTTACCCAGTATATTCCTGGAGTGCCTTTTTTCATATTGCCGGGTACATACCTTCCCGCCGTATAATTGGGAGCTATTTCCTCAGGAACAGGTTTTACGGTAAAAGGTAATTCATAAAGTTTTTTGAATAATGAGGGTAATTCCCCTTCTGATTTTTTACTCAACCAGGCAGCTCTGCTTAATAATTCCATAGGGGTTTTGGCATAAAACTGTCGGTCGGTGCGCAAAAAAATTATAAAATCATTAAAAGTTCCTTTAAAATTTAAATCGGATATGATAGTATCCATCCGGTTTCTGATCCTTTTCACTTCTTTCATTCCCAGGTTAAAAACAGAATCGGGAGTAATATTGAGAGTAGTGTAAAATTTCACACGGTCTTCATAATAAGCTTTTCCTTTTTTTATATGTTTTATACCTGTTTGGGAAGGTGCAGAAGGCAAATATTCCTCTTCAAAAAAATTATATAGCTTTTTATAGACAGGTAATATTTTGGCTGAAATAATTGTTTTTCCTTTTTCCTGAAGTTGCTTTCTTTCTTCCTGGTTTATTGTAGCAGGGATTTTTTTAAAAGGTTGATAAAAAGGATTTTTATCAATGTCAGTATCAATCCATAACTCCATAAGGTTCAGGGTGTTTTTTACCACCACTTTGGGCCGCATTACCTTTTCTTCAATACCCTGTTTGAGTAATTGGATATTGTGTTCAATATATTGAGTATAACCGGCAAGCCAATCAAAATAGTTTTCATAATCTTTTTTTGATGCAAAAGGAAATTTGTTTAAAATAAAAACAGGATGGTTGTAAAATCCTCCTTCGGAATTAAAAGGCATGAAAAATATTTGATAGTCAACAAAGCTTAATTCATTTTTTAACTTCATCAACATAATTTCTTTGCTAATGTTTTGTTGATGCGTAAGTTTTTCAGAAGATATTTTTTCTAATATTTCTGCTTGCTCTCTCAATAATCCGGCCCTTTCTTTATATTGTGCAACAGTTAAGTAACTATAACGGGAAGGCTGCTCCTTGTTTTCATTCTCAGTATTATATTGTTTGTAAATAGTTTCAATATCACTAAATACTTTTTCAATATCAGTAGTTTGTGCAAATACTATGGTATTAGTAAACACTAAAAGGAAGAGGAGAGGAAGTCTCATATGATTATTAGATAACGTCCGTTTGCCAAATTACTTTTTAAAATTTGGCAAACGGGCTTTGTGGATTACATCTTTTCGTACAGGCTTCGTATTTTTTCCCTGGAAATTTTATTTTTCCAGTCATCTCCAAGGGCATTTTCCCAAAGAGGTTCCAATCCAAGAGCTACATCCATCATAATGTCAAAGTCCTGATCAGAAAGGTTGGCACAGAGACCTGAAGGCAGCTCAATATTATGCTTTTCTTTCATTTCTTTAAAAATTTTCACACCTTCAGGGTAATATTCATCTAAATGATTAAAAACTATGCAATTGCCTATTCCATGTTTGGTTCCTAATAAATAGGACAAACCATAACTTAATGCGTGTGCTATCCCTACCTGGGAATAAGCTATGCTCATACCACCATGCCAGGATGCCATCATAAGCTTATCCTGAGATTCTTCTTCGGAAATTCCATTACTTAAAAATACTTCAAAACAAAGTTCCTGAGCTTTTTCTCCGTAGCTTTGACTGAAAGCATTTAAATAGCTGCCGTTTAACGATTCCACACAATGAATATAGCAGTCCATTCCTGTATAAAACCATTGATTCTTTGGTACATCTTTGGTTAATTCAGGATCCAGGATTACCTGATCAAAAGGAGTATGGTCTGAATTAATTCCTAATTTTCTCTTGGGGCCGGTAAGCACCGTGGTTCTGGATACTTCTGCACCGGTGCCACTTATTGTAGGGATTCCTACATGATATATGGCTTCTTTATGGACAAGGTCCCATCCCTGGTAATCTTCGGCATTTCCTTTATTGTTTAGCATAATGGCAACGGCTTTTGCCAGGTCTAATATACTACCTCCGCCAATACCTATAATACCGGAGGGTAATTCGTTGTAAAGAGATCTGATTTGTGACACCAATGCGTCAACCTGTTCTGTTTTTGGTTCCTCTTCAGTTGATATAAATATGACTTTGTCATTAAACATTAACGGTATCCTGGATGTTAACCATTCGTTTTTTTCAAAGACGTCATCAACTAAAAAGATAAATGGTTTTTCGGAGCTGATACGTTTAGGCATAATAATTTCGTTTAGCTGATTAAAGCTACTCCTGCCAAAAACCACTCTTGGAACCATCGGAAAATTTCTGTATTTCATCAATTGCTTATAAATATTTTAAAACTTCTTTAATATTTTCTACGGTTTTGTATCCACCATTATTATCATCTTCATGTACAAGTTCGTGTTGCCAGGTGGTGTGAAAAGGAACATGTATAGCATGAGCTCCAATATTGACAATTGGTAACACATCGGATTTTAATGAATTGCCTATCATTAAAAATTCCTTTGTGTTAATTTCAAGGTGCTCTAATAGGTTCTGGTAGTTATGTTCTTTTTTATCACTCAAAACTTCAATATGGTGAAAATATTGAGACAATCCGGATTTTTCTAATTTGCGTTCCTGATCTAACAAATCGCCTTTGGTAAGTAGAATTAACCGGTAATTTTCACTTAATTGTTGTAATACTTCTTCAATGCCGTCTAAAAGTTCTACAGGCTTTGCAATTAGTTTTTTTCCTAAATCTAAAATTTGAGAAATTATTTGGGTTGAAATTTTTCCGTTAGAAAGGTCCAGTGCACTTTCTATCATGGAAAGGGTGAAGCCTTTTATACCATATCCATACAAATCAAGATTTTGAATTTCTACTTTAAAAAGTTCCTGATCTATTTTGTTTTCAGTTTCGTAACCAGCAAGCAGTTTTGCAAATTCATGCTCGGTTTGCCTAAAATATGTTTCATTCACCCACAGGGTGTCATCGGCATCAAAGCCGATAACTTTTATGTTTTTGTAGTTTACTTCCATGCTTTTTTAGCTCGTTCAAGATCTTCGGGTGTGTCAATTTCAATTCCTTGAATGTCTGTTTCGACCATTTTAATTTTCTTTCCGTATTCGAGGTACCTGATAGCTTCAATTTTTTCAGTAGCTTCAAGTGGTAACATCGGTAAACGTTTAAAATCGGTTATAGCTTGTTTTCTAAAAGCATACACACCTTTGTGTTTAAAGTAGCGTACACCGGTATCGGTTGCTCTGGGGTAAGGAATGGGGGACCGGGAAAAATATAATGCAAAATTTCTGTTGTCTACAATGACTTTTACTGTATTGGGGTTATTTATTTCATCCCAATCAGTGATATGGGTCATAAGGGAAGCGAGGTCTATTTCTTTATTTTTATCATGTTTGAAAACTTCAATAACATCATGCAGGCTTTGCCTGTCAGAAAAGGGTTCGTCACCTTGCACATTTACCACAATGTCTATATCCATCTTTTCCACTGCCTCTGCTATCCTGTCACTCCCACAATCGTGCTCCTGCGTACTCATAATGGCTTTCCCGCCAATACTTTCAATTTCTTTAAATATAATATCATTGTCAGTAACCACAAAAACATCATCAAACAGGCCGGTATCTATTACAGCTTCATAAGTTCTCGATATAACAGTTTTTCCTCCAAGGTCCTGCATAAGTTTGCCAGGAAACCTTGAAGCCGCATAACGGGCAGGAATCATAGAAATTATTTTCATCAAATTGCTTTATGAGATTTCAAAAATACAGTTTATAATTGATTTTTAAATTTTATGTGCGCGTATTTTTTTATACACCCAAATAATCATTACTAAAATAATAATTGCCAGGATAATAGCCAGAACAGGAGCAAATATGGAAGCGGTAGACATCAAAATTGAGGTTCCGGTTTCGGCCGTTGAAACAATAGGATTTCCTGTGCCTGCCGTAGTTGCACTGGATGTTAAACGTGTGGCGGAGGCAGCTCCTTTAATGGCACTTGCAGTACCACCACCTGCTATTATAGCCAGTGACCATGTAATTAATGGGTTTAAATCGGCAGCCGTGGATACTACCACGGCGGTTCCGGCAATGGCTGCAAGAGGCACTGCTATCGTATCCAGTAAATTATCTATAAAGGGAATGTAATACGCAAAAATTTCTATAATCATTGCAAGTCCCAGGGTTATAAGCGCAGGTAAAGTACCTATCCATTCCCAGTTTTCATTTAAACTCCAAATGTCAAAATAGGAGGCAAGACTTAGTGCAAACAGAGGCAAAAAAACCCTGAATCCAACCGATGCCGCGAGGCCTATCCCTAAAAAAACACTAATTATGGTTTCCGTAGTCATATTAATTGTTTAATATCTGCACACCAAATGTGTATGTAAGTTAAAAAAACTTGTTTAATTATTTAGTACATTTCTTATCCGGCTACAGTTTCGCAAATATAATCAGGAGTGATGCCCAAAGTTTTAATCATAAACTCTGCCTGATCGGGAATTGTGTTTCCGGTTAATACTAATGCAGTATCTATGCCAAATTTATTAGCTCCGATAATATCGGTTGTTAAAGTGTCACCCACCATCAAAATCTCACTTTTTTTAAAATGTCGTTTAGGAGATATATGTTCATATGCATAATTAAAAATTTGTATATCGGGTTTTCCGAACTTTATAAAATGTTTTCCTGTTATTTTTTCAAGGATATCTGCAATACTTCCTATTGCAACTGCAATATCATTTTTATTCATAGGATAAATAAGGTCGGTATTGGCTACAACTACGGGAATATTTCTCATTCTCAATAAATTCACTGTGTTGTTTATTGCTGTTTGCCAGTCAAAACCTTCATCATCTAAAAGTACTAAAGCATTAACATCATTAATTTTATCGCTGTTAAAGTTTAAATCGTTTACAGGAATTACCTCTCTTCTTGTACTTTTAATATAATGTGCAGATTGCTCAGTACCCAGATAAGCGATTTTACCTTTTTTGATCTTGCTTTGTAAAAAACTTTTAGCCAGCATTATGGAAGTTACAAATTTACTTATCGGAATGTCCTTAAACCCGAGGCAGGCATAGTCCTTAGCCAGCATTTCAGGACTTTTAGAAGCATCGTTGGTAAGGATAATATAATCTATTCCTTTATTTTGTAATTCAATTATAGCTTCCTGGGCACCGGTAATTATGCCATTATAGTTTTTTAAAACACCAAAAGAATCAAAAAAAACTGCCTTGTAATTTTTAGTTATTTCCCGGAATGAATGTAATTGCATTTTAAAGTTTTAAGGTGGTTAAAATTTTCTCAGGATCATACCTGTCAATATTTGGAAGATATATGCTGAAAGCTTCCGATATTAATTTTTCGGCATAAGGGTTAAGGAAGAAATAATTGCCTAATCTCACTACATAATGTAAAATAAAAAACCTGTATGCCTCTTTTATGAATAGTATTTCGGTTTTGCTTAAAGGAAATATTTTATGATAGGATTTTAAAAAGATGATAAACCTGTTTTCCATTAACGGATCTATCAGATAACTGAATATGGTTTTATCTCCTTCGGCCCTTACCACTCTGGCCCAGAAATAAAAATCTATGGTTCTTGGGCTCATTCTAAACCAATCATAATCCCATCTGGAATAAAAATTAAAGTCTTTGTCTACCGAAAAGTTTCCTATATTCCAATCTATAAAAACCGGAAGCTTTTCAAACCCGGCATATCCTAATTTCCCAGAATTTTCTAAAAACAAATCACATTGTTTTAGAATTTCTTTTTTGTAAATTTTTAGTCTCGATTCTTTATCTTCATTGAGAATATTTTGTAAGTCTGTTATATCACTTTCCATTGTTTTGGATGATGCAGGTAATTCATTAACAATGTCGTGACAAGCCTTGTGGAAGTGAGCTAGTTGACTTCCTAACTTTATTATTTGCTCTTCATTTAAAATTTTGGGCAGTTTTTTATCAATACGTATAGGATTATAAAATACAACCCAAACATCAAGCCCTGATCTTTCATAACGGTAAGTAAATATTTCGTTTCCTTTATTTAATGATCTGGCTATGAACTGGTCAAAAGGAAATAAAAGGTTGTTGGCTAATACGTTTATTATTTTATGATCTTCTTTAAAGTAATCGTGCCGCCCGAAATAGGAAAGTTTAGCGATAATATAACCGCTTTTTTCAAATGTTACCCTGAATACGTGGTTGGTAGAAACTTTTGCACTGATATCCTCAATTTTGCTGATTTTTTTATCGGCATTAAATTTACTCCAGGCCAGTTGAATTATTGTTGTGTAATCTACAAAACGCATAATTTATATTATTTCCAGGTAACGCTTAATTTCCCAGTCGGTTACTGCTTTTTGATATTGTTTAATTTCCCATTTCCTGGTCAGGATAAAATGATCCAGAAATTTAGGATTAAGAACTTTTTTTAGCGCCTTATTTTTTTCCATTATATCCACGGCTTCTTCAAGGCTTTTTGCCAAAAGGGTGTTTCTAGTGTCAGAATAAGCATTTCCCTGTTGTTCCTCATGTGTGAGAGGTGTTTTGTTTTTTATGCTTTCTAAACCCGTAGATAGTAGGGAGTAAAGGGCGAGGTACGGATTTACATCGGCACCGGGAATCCGGAATTCTACATGATGGTGATCCGGTTTGTTGGCAATAAGCCGCACAGCGGTCGTGCGGTTTTGGTATCCGTAAGATACTGTGGTAGCTGCCCAGGAACCTTCAACAAGTCGTTTATAACTATTAATTGTAGGAGCATATACAGGTAACAAATCAGCAGCATATTTTAAAATTCCTTCTAAAAAATAAGTGGAAACGTCTTCTGTTTTGTTCCCCGGTTGATATGTCATTAAATTTTTACCCGCTTTGTCATGTAAACTGATATGAATATGGCATCCGCAGCCTGGTAAGTTTACATTCCATTTAGACATGAAAGAAGCTAAAATATCATGCTGTAAACCTATTTCTTTTACAGTGTATTTAAACAAGGAAGCCTGGTCGGCTGCTTCAAGAGCCTCTGTATATTGCATGGCAATTTCATATACACCGGGCCCGGTTTCGGTGTGTAGTCCTTCAACCTCAATTTTAAAATCGGATAAACCTTTAATTAACTGTGTTATAAATTCTTTATTTTCTGAAAGGCGTAATAGTGAATATCCAAACATGCCCCGGGTTATGGTATTTTTGTCTGGTTCATTTATGGTTTGTGAATTTTTATGAAAATTAAACCATTCATATTCAAAGCCTGCTTTGGGGTATAACCCTAATTTATGGTATTCATTAATTACTGATTTAAGCAGGGAGCGGGGACATACATTTTTTAAGGTTTCATCTTTTGAAAAATCAGCCAGGTAAAAGGGAGTATTTTTCTCCCAGGGAACTTCCCGCCGGGTGGTAGTATCTATAGTTAGTACCCCATCCGGAAAAGCTGTATTCCAACCTGTTACACTGTTGGTGTCGTAGCATTGGTCAGAGCTGTCCCATCCAAAAACCACATTGCAAAAACCGAGGTCTCCTTTATCAAATTTTGATTTGTTTATGTATTTTCCCCTAAGAACACCATCTACGTCAGTAAATGCTATTTTTTTGAATTGCATATTTTATTGGTTAATAAAGGCTTTATAGCCAATTTTTATATCAAACTAATTTACGGAAAAGTTTAAGATTGTTATAACCGTTTTTAATAGGGATAAAATATTAATAAAGCTTGGCTAACTTATTAATTAAGTAATGAACTTTTATTTAGTGTAATTTTTTATAAAAAAAATAAAATTATTCTCTCCGATTTTTATAATAACAATGTAATTTTTGTAAATCAAGACGATATAGAAAATGTCGAATTTGAAAAAAAGGACTAGAGCACTTCATCAAAAACTATTTTAAAAAAAACTGTCATGTATATTCTTATTATGATTGAACAATAAAACTCGCATTATACTTTTAATTCATAAAAAGATGAAGTAAATTTGTAGTGTATGCATACTACTACATTATACATATTTATAGAGCACTTGGCATCGGTATAACCGACAGGTGTCTATTTTTTCACTCTATCAATATTTGTACTTATTGAGTGCTTTATGGCACCTGTCACTTTTCGGTATAACAAAAAAATATATGCGAATTGGTGTTCTTAATTCGTGTTATTCAACAATATAAAAACATAAGAAAATGACAGCTACAAATAATAAAAAGAAAACATCTCTATACGATTTAGGTTATAACCCAATTATTGATAAAATAAGACAACAAAAAAAGTTAGAAGCCTGGGAAATAGGGAGGGTTACTGCAGAACATAAAGAACGATACAGTGTGAAAAATGAGAATGGGGAATATGAATCTGAAATTATTGGTAACTTAAGGTTTACAGTACAAAACAGATTGGATTTTCCTGCTGTGGGAGATTGGGTCACTATTTCCGGATATGATGATTCAAAAGCACTTATTCATCATATTTTATACCGTAAAAATGCTTTGAAAAGACAGGCAGTAGGTAAAAAAGGTGAAACACAAATAATTGCTACAAATGTAGATTATGCCTTTATAGTAGAAGCCGTAAATAGAGATTTTAGCATTAACCGTTTTGAACGTTACTTAGCTATTTGTTATGATGCTAACATAGAACCTGTTCTTATTTTAAATAAGATAGATTTATTATTAGAAACAGAATTGAATGAACTTGTAAAAAAGGTAAAAAAACGAATTCCAAAAGTTTTGCTGGTTCTCACAAGTTGTAATAATGAAAAAGGCTTGCTTAAGATTCAAAAATTAATTCAAAAAGGGAAAACGTATTGCTTTTTAGGGTCTTCCGGTGTTGGAAAATCGAGCCTGATCAATTTAATTTCTAAAAACTCATATATGAAAACAGGTGAAATAAGTTACAGTACCGATAGGGGAAAACACGTAACCTCTCATCGAGAACTTATAGTATTAGAGCAAGGAGGTATTTTAATTGATAACCCGGGAATGCGAGAAGTTGGTGTTACCGATGTTAAAAAAGGCTTAGAAAATAGTTTTGAATTGATAACGGAGTTATCATCAAAATGCAAATATAAAAACTGCTCTCATGAACATGAAAAAGGTTG includes:
- a CDS encoding DUF885 domain-containing protein; amino-acid sequence: MRLPLLFLLVFTNTIVFAQTTDIEKVFSDIETIYKQYNTENENKEQPSRYSYLTVAQYKERAGLLREQAEILEKISSEKLTHQQNISKEIMLMKLKNELSFVDYQIFFMPFNSEGGFYNHPVFILNKFPFASKKDYENYFDWLAGYTQYIEHNIQLLKQGIEEKVMRPKVVVKNTLNLMELWIDTDIDKNPFYQPFKKIPATINQEERKQLQEKGKTIISAKILPVYKKLYNFFEEEYLPSAPSQTGIKHIKKGKAYYEDRVKFYTTLNITPDSVFNLGMKEVKRIRNRMDTIISDLNFKGTFNDFIIFLRTDRQFYAKTPMELLSRAAWLSKKSEGELPSLFKKLYELPFTVKPVPEEIAPNYTAGRYVPGNMKKGTPGIYWVNTHNLPSRPLYNLPALTLHEAVPGHHLGITIARELNDIPDFRKNYYISAYGEGWGLYAEFLGEEMNMYTTPYELFGRFTYEMWRACRLVVDVGIHYKDWTREEAVNFLADNTALSLHEVNTEIDRYIGWPGQALSYKMGEITIKQLREKADKKLRKAFDIKDFHEVILKNGAVTLPVLSQEVENYINNRLTR
- a CDS encoding sigma-70 family RNA polymerase sigma factor, giving the protein MHNKKEFIKAVKDNEGIIFKITTIYSNNKNEQEDLYQEIVYQLWKYFDSFRNESKISTWIYKVALNTSITYLKKEKRNGVKIPIENVVINHIEEKDTIKEERITQLYSSIKKLNTVEKGLILLFLEGKSYEEIAEISGFTPTNVGTRLHRIKLKLKSTMNK
- a CDS encoding glutamine synthetase family protein, whose amino-acid sequence is MQFKKIAFTDVDGVLRGKYINKSKFDKGDLGFCNVVFGWDSSDQCYDTNSVTGWNTAFPDGVLTIDTTTRREVPWEKNTPFYLADFSKDETLKNVCPRSLLKSVINEYHKLGLYPKAGFEYEWFNFHKNSQTINEPDKNTITRGMFGYSLLRLSENKEFITQLIKGLSDFKIEVEGLHTETGPGVYEIAMQYTEALEAADQASLFKYTVKEIGLQHDILASFMSKWNVNLPGCGCHIHISLHDKAGKNLMTYQPGNKTEDVSTYFLEGILKYAADLLPVYAPTINSYKRLVEGSWAATTVSYGYQNRTTAVRLIANKPDHHHVEFRIPGADVNPYLALYSLLSTGLESIKNKTPLTHEEQQGNAYSDTRNTLLAKSLEEAVDIMEKNKALKKVLNPKFLDHFILTRKWEIKQYQKAVTDWEIKRYLEII
- a CDS encoding HAD family hydrolase, with translation MEVNYKNIKVIGFDADDTLWVNETYFRQTEHEFAKLLAGYETENKIDQELFKVEIQNLDLYGYGIKGFTLSMIESALDLSNGKISTQIISQILDLGKKLIAKPVELLDGIEEVLQQLSENYRLILLTKGDLLDQERKLEKSGLSQYFHHIEVLSDKKEHNYQNLLEHLEINTKEFLMIGNSLKSDVLPIVNIGAHAIHVPFHTTWQHELVHEDDNNGGYKTVENIKEVLKYL
- a CDS encoding DUF4126 domain-containing protein, with translation MTTETIISVFLGIGLAASVGFRVFLPLFALSLASYFDIWSLNENWEWIGTLPALITLGLAMIIEIFAYYIPFIDNLLDTIAVPLAAIAGTAVVVSTAADLNPLITWSLAIIAGGGTASAIKGAASATRLTSSATTAGTGNPIVSTAETGTSILMSTASIFAPVLAIILAIIILVMIIWVYKKIRAHKI
- the kdsB gene encoding 3-deoxy-manno-octulosonate cytidylyltransferase, with the protein product MKIISMIPARYAASRFPGKLMQDLGGKTVISRTYEAVIDTGLFDDVFVVTDNDIIFKEIESIGGKAIMSTQEHDCGSDRIAEAVEKMDIDIVVNVQGDEPFSDRQSLHDVIEVFKHDKNKEIDLASLMTHITDWDEINNPNTVKVIVDNRNFALYFSRSPIPYPRATDTGVRYFKHKGVYAFRKQAITDFKRLPMLPLEATEKIEAIRYLEYGKKIKMVETDIQGIEIDTPEDLERAKKAWK
- the rsgA gene encoding ribosome small subunit-dependent GTPase A, with protein sequence MTATNNKKKTSLYDLGYNPIIDKIRQQKKLEAWEIGRVTAEHKERYSVKNENGEYESEIIGNLRFTVQNRLDFPAVGDWVTISGYDDSKALIHHILYRKNALKRQAVGKKGETQIIATNVDYAFIVEAVNRDFSINRFERYLAICYDANIEPVLILNKIDLLLETELNELVKKVKKRIPKVLLVLTSCNNEKGLLKIQKLIQKGKTYCFLGSSGVGKSSLINLISKNSYMKTGEISYSTDRGKHVTSHRELIVLEQGGILIDNPGMREVGVTDVKKGLENSFELITELSSKCKYKNCSHEHEKGCAVLLALQEGKIDNESYTNYLKMEKERKHFQYTEAEKRQQGKKMSKMIKQYKKGKKMGE
- a CDS encoding HAD-IIA family hydrolase, whose product is MQLHSFREITKNYKAVFFDSFGVLKNYNGIITGAQEAIIELQNKGIDYIILTNDASKSPEMLAKDYACLGFKDIPISKFVTSIMLAKSFLQSKIKKGKIAYLGTEQSAHYIKSTRREVIPVNDLNFNSDKINDVNALVLLDDEGFDWQTAINNTVNLLRMRNIPVVVANTDLIYPMNKNDIAVAIGSIADILEKITGKHFIKFGKPDIQIFNYAYEHISPKRHFKKSEILMVGDTLTTDIIGANKFGIDTALVLTGNTIPDQAEFMIKTLGITPDYICETVAG
- a CDS encoding iron-containing alcohol dehydrogenase family protein; the protein is MKYRNFPMVPRVVFGRSSFNQLNEIIMPKRISSEKPFIFLVDDVFEKNEWLTSRIPLMFNDKVIFISTEEEPKTEQVDALVSQIRSLYNELPSGIIGIGGGSILDLAKAVAIMLNNKGNAEDYQGWDLVHKEAIYHVGIPTISGTGAEVSRTTVLTGPKRKLGINSDHTPFDQVILDPELTKDVPKNQWFYTGMDCYIHCVESLNGSYLNAFSQSYGEKAQELCFEVFLSNGISEEESQDKLMMASWHGGMSIAYSQVGIAHALSYGLSYLLGTKHGIGNCIVFNHLDEYYPEGVKIFKEMKEKHNIELPSGLCANLSDQDFDIMMDVALGLEPLWENALGDDWKNKISREKIRSLYEKM